The DNA region TTCACGGTTCAATCACAGTTCGTCGCGCCCCGACGAGGCGAAGCTCCTGTTGCACGTTGACGGATTGGACATCCAAGCGAGATCCTGCAGGGTAGCGGCGTGCATGGAACACACCGCCAGGACAACCAGTACGTGCATCAAATTGTGAGAATTTAATATCAGATCCAATTTGCCTGGCATCCACTTTTCAGGAATACGCAGAGCGCCGATGGTCGATCCCACGACTGCTATGAGGTCCTGCAGAATGGAAGGGTGCGTTAGGAAAAGCTTCTGTGGTACTGTTACTATGTATTCTACTTGAAGCATAGCTGCTATAGGATTTACTTGTAGCAGAACGTGAAGCAAAGCGTCCGGAGATCCACCGGCCATTCCAAAGCATCGTAGAATCATCACTAGCATTCTCATGAGGAAGGGAGGCGCGAAACATAGTCTTCTCTCCCAGGGAGATCGCGCGATCATCGCCTGTGGATCAAATAGAGATCATAAATCGTGAAGATGAATGGTAATAATTGATGTTAAAAGATTAGAAATATGGTACCATGAGCAGTCCCCATATGCATAAGGAGCAGTAGATAAACATGCAGCAATACCAGTAGCCGTCGGGTAAACAGTGGACTGCCGTCGCCATCATAGGTATTGCTCCTGGAGGAAGAAGCAAAAGATCATTGGCATGCTACACTGATTAGGCAACTCGCTTTAATGACTTTTTAATTCTTGCACGTTACCAAAACTTTGGCACAGCCATATCCCGATCATGTCTAATTTCAGCAGCTTTTGATAGAAGATTTCGTCGGAGTTCAAGCTCATAAAGAGGTGATAGAGGAAGGAGCCGACCCACGGGCTAACGGCGCCGATCAAATGGCACCAGGATAAAATTCCTAAGAGGGTACCTTGGCTACTCCATGGAAGAAGTTGCGGTATCGTCAGTAGCATGTACAGGATGGCAAATCCTGCAACCAGATTATTATTGATTGGACGTGAATTCTCGCAGCGAAGAGGAGTTAATAATTAAAGTTTAGCTGAAAATATTAGACGAGGGATAGGTAGGTGACAAACTTAGAAAACCTAGCTAAACTTATAGCTGTGAGCTACGTTTATAGATAAAGATAGGGCATTTATACGTTTATAGCTATTGCAGGGAAAGCGATGAACACTTTCACTTTGTTGCAAAGTGACATTTAACATCtggtaaaaaaaagtttctataGCATTCTGCCTTATTAAGTCAATAGCGATGCTAATTACAAGTTAGTCTATTGAACAAGAATGAAGCACGATTCTATGCTATTCACGTTTACTTTCGCGATCTTACTTTAGTCTTtagttaattattaataaagtctATCCTTCTTCGATATTATTGGCACAACGTGGAACGGTTCATCTTTGACAGGTCAGTTTATGAATATTTAACCGTGAAATATACTTTTCCTTTAATATGAGATTACTACAATCAATGTCATACATCGATAATAGATCTAGGAAAGACAGCGTGCGGCTTCGCCGATCGATTTTTCGGTTGTCCCGCAATGCGCCGACAGCGATATAATGATTTTTCGCGTCCCGGTTGACCCTGAAATCGCGTAACTCAAGGGTAATCCGTTTTTCTGCTTAATTGAATCAGAACAGGTATATCTCTCCTTTTCTAAGTGTCTTCAGAGGAAGACCGAAAGGAGATAATAATCCGTGCCCAGCGCGTCATATAGATATGAGTGTTATCGCATTGATAAACCTTTCCACGTTAATTTAGAGAATTTTCAACCCTAAATTTACGTCGCTGTTACATGATCACGTACAACAGAATTAAAATGTTTCATGTACAAGCAAAGGCCggaattaatattgcattagCATCCTCAATTTCGGGGTAGATCGGTGGATCGACGAAAAactaatctatatatataaaagaagaagtcctgactgattaatttggaaggtacattgttttcatgtcgtaggcacccactaaggaaggatttttggaaattccatctccaagggggtgaaaaggggtaaaatgtattttctcgacaccctaatatctcttaggcccgattagatatcaacttggtttttactgcGAAAGATTatccacataaatgcctaagaaCCAATTTCTGGATTTtgtcctaatcaacccctaagggagtggtgaaaaggggtgaaatatattttcacggattcctcaaaatctcttaggcccgaagcgaagcacaGGGGTATTTTGCTGGTTATAACTTAACTAAAGTTCTTCATATTATGCATCTACCGCCATTCATCATTCCAAACATCTTCCCAGATTCCTCAAGCAATATCGATCGACCGATCGCGCCTATTGATCCGCTACTCATTCATCCAGCCACGTTGCGGGATCTCTAAGCACGCGGCTGCTGCAGTTTCGCATCTCCCGGACTTACCATGCGTCATGATATTGACGGTTTCATTGTGAATGTAGAAGAGGCTAGCCAGGCACTGGCTGACGGTCATGAGTGGCCTGTACCCGGTGCGGATGTGGGGGTTGAACTGCAGGTGCAGTGGCATGTCGCTCCATCGCCGAAGCAAGAGGACCCTCGGCTTCTCCTGCGGCTGCCCGTGCATCTTCCCGTTTTTAACGTCCTGCTGATTGAATGTGTCCTTGTTGAGGACAGTGTCCTGGGGCGGAGGATCTGAAGCCTCCGCATGACACTGGCCGTTCCGCAGCGACGTTGTGCAGTCTAAATATCCGTGAAGGGTGTACGAAGCACGGGCACACGCGTGGCAGAGCGACACCTCCGAGAGCGACGTCCCAGGTGTCAGCGACGGCGACGACGGCAGCGTCGTTACTGCATCGGTCTCGCACTCGATGCTCCACCGTCCACCGCCATCAGCGGCTCCGGCCTCTCTGGCGGTGCCGTTACCACGGAGACCGCATCGATCCTTTTCATTGCCAAAGAAAACGCATGCCTCGGGCCCAGTCGCCGATTTACCCGGGGAGAGTGGTGGAGGCGCATCCCCTCTGCAGTAACGCTTGCCCAATTCGTAGGACGATACTACTTGTACAACTTCGCGGTGCATATAGGGAACGTCAGGGAAATAATTTATGCAGATTAGTTGGGCGGGAAGCAGGGGAACTAGTGTTACACGGGTTGAAATGGTCATGGGACGTCATTCTAATAACTgtagctttttttttttaaggtagaaAGCAGAATGTTCAATTTGAGAGGAAGAATGACATCTGGTTTTTTAAGATTTCTTTGAACGAGTCGGACAACGAGATGTCTTGTTATTCGTCTTTGAAGAAGATATACCTCTTTAGATTTGTTTAGAGAATATAGTTGTAGAGGGTGAATTAGTGTTAGTAGTAGGTACAAGCAACGTGGGTGCTTCCACTAATCATCACTTGTAATAAGATTAAGAAAGACCTGACTTATTTATCacactcagtggcggatttaacagggcggctggtGAGCAGTTGGCCCCTGCCCAAAAGGCCTTCCCAGAGCCCCAActccaacaaaaattgtaattaggtacaggtatccaaacactatattttttcctgtactactacacttagcccctttttagtaaactatctcttcattttcctaaaaaaatgggccctcagaacttttgccacctgggcctttttttagATCCGCCACTGATCACACTATCATCATCTTATACAAAAGTTGGGACTGAAGATCGCATACCTAAATCCCAAAGTTCCGCGATATTCTTCATTAAGTTTCTGTTTAGTACGTATTTGACCGTCCACGTAAATGCCTTTAATAGCCTCGGCCAGGTTATTTAGGACCTGCACGAGCCTTGATATTTATAGGAAAGGTTAATTAAAAGAACAAACTACTTTCTTATATTACTCTATTCATAGAATCCATAACCTTCAGCCTCGTCACGATCGTGAGCTTCATTTTATCAGGGTCGGGTAACGCAAAATGTTAGAAGACCGGCGCATGATGTACCGCTGACTGATCGGATTTATCTCGTACGCTGTAATCAAGTGATACTGGATATTTGGCTGGCAAGACGTGGATCATTTATTTCCCATTTTATGCCAATGACTTCCAGGAAGCTTGCGGGTGACTGTATGTTTATTGCGTGCTAACGTCCGCCATTTCTGCGAATCGATTTTGGTTTGGCAAATTCGGCTTTGCGAAGCGTGAATGACGGACAATATTTTTAGCTCGCGCGTTAGACCGAGATTCGGATAAAATTCGGGTCTTGGTTTAGGGCCAACATTTAGATGCGGCCTGAATGCCACGTAAATCGAAAATGACCGCGCGATGTTCATTCACTCCCAGATTGTTCGCGGCGCTATTGTCTATTCATGCCGAACGTCGCTCGATGTTTTTTAACGGGAAACAGGAAGCAAGACAGCACAGGGAACGCGAGCTTTCCGCGACCTGCCTCCTGCGGCCGCAGCCGTGAAGAATAAGGACAGCCGCTGTCATCAATGGACGGTTTCCAATTTGTAAGCTTACATAATTAATTCGTGAATCACAATCTGTCGCCTTCGGTCCGAGTTGAGTCGTGTATCTCATTATAAAATACTCGTTCCAGTTGTCACGTGATCCAGCATACCGCGCGATCCTTGACTAACAATGTTCCTTTGTCATTTAATTGCGTTTGAAAATAAGGAGAAATGCATTTTGCGTCTGGGGCTAGTTGCTTGCGACACAGCGCAAGCGCCACACAGTTAAAGCGCGTTACCTGCCCCGAATCCTCTCGGTAAGCTGCAGCTACCCGGATAAGATGGGTGCAGGTATCGTGCAGTGTCTGTTCTACCGTTTTACCACTAGAACCGCACCTGTCCTAGCGAACGCGTTAAAGGGCCAGAGCAATTACGGTTACCTTCATCGCGGGCGGCAGGTACGTCGAGTGAAAAGATTGCAAAAAACAGTGGGCACCGCGTTCCTCTACCTTATTTCATTGATCTTATTATCTCCAACGATTGTGATTGTCCCTCCTCCGCAACGCGATGGACGCAGGTCCAGTCGCATCACGTGGCTTTGGGGATAAGGTAATCACGGTCGCAACGAGTTATCGACGTGACCTCACACGGTGATAGAAGTGTACTTTTGCGCCGAAGGGCTTAGTGTACCTTCGATTCTCGCAAAATGTAACGTCGCGGCGCAACGCCACCCTGGTGCTTTCTTTTCGCTTCTCTAAATATCCCGCGATTTCCCGCAACGTACATTTAACCGAGCTTGTGCACGTAGGATTGGTCCTGTAATTCAGTAGTGGATATTGTTTACAGCAATCGTACAGGGAACTATGGACGATCGCAGCGAATTTAATCCCTTTCGCGGCAATGAAATGCTACACCCACAATCGATCTAACGATAAGCTGATTGCGTTCGACTCATCCGTACAGGTGAGACATGTTTAATTACCGTTCCCTTCTTTAATCTTCGCGgtgatttttatttatcttgcgTAGCTCGCTTAGTCTGCCCATCCAAACTTTTATCGATAACAGTGCTGTTACCCTCTCTAATGTACATACTTGCGACGTGGTGCCACCTACGATTCAGAGGTCATCAACTAGTCGCTCGGCACGTATGTACATGTTTATTTCGGACGCTCTTCAACATCATGATTTACCTTCTTTTCGGTTAAAATTTGAGAATGTTTTGGAATTTATTGACTTTGATAAAATGTGGCGTTGTGGATATAATTAATAGTCTGATTTGGGGACAGGTACGTAAAGTTTCTGTGATAAATTCTGTATAATACAGTAGACACGCTGCGGCGAAACATTGGATTGTTTCTTTCGCATCGTATTTTGGGGAGAAATATTACTTTCGTTACGTAGTTGTGCTACGAATGCTGTAATTTCGTGATATACAATAACATTCTCCTTTATTTCATCTGTACCGCATTTCTTCTTTGTGCCATCGAAAAGCGAGGTTATCAAGCGTATATCACACATGCCACAAATATTATACGACTCGAGTAAATTATCCTACTTCTATTCTCACATTTCGTACATATCTAATTCCATTTAATTATACATATCATTGAATCGCTAtattaatcaaattgtttaGAGAAAATTCGCATGACTTGTATTAAAAAGttgattgagatattaaaaatatatctaTAATCTCTTAATTTTAATGTCACCataatttcttaatttgtttACAACTTTAGCATATAATTGTGCTTATTACAATTCCGATGTATAATAGTAATTAAGTTAAATTTTCTATATCGCTTTAAACCAGTCGATTGTCCAAGAACATCGCGATTATTACAATTGACGAATATGTATTTGAAAATCGAGAGCAATTATTAGATAAATGCGTGCAATTATCCTGTCCCATGGAAGCCGGCATAAATCACATACATGTATCTTCTTTTTGTAATTCCTCCGGAAGCGCATCTGTGGGGGTTAATCGGGAAAGCTCGTGTACACTCGATTCCGCTCGTAGACGGTCGGCTTTACGATCCCACGCGAACGTAGCCGAGCTCCATTCGCCAATCGCATCGATCCGATGTCCACGTCGTTGTCACACAACAGTGTTGAGCGTAGCGCATCGTTGCACTCTTTGGATATTTTGTGTTTGCGGGTACATTTTGGGACCAACCGAGCCTGATTCACCTCTTCGACGTAAGTTTATTTCCTCGAAGCACGCCCGCGATAAGTTAAACTCCAGCCGCTGGCGGACGTCCGGCAGAAATTGTGCATGTGTTGCGTTCACTGGTACTTGATGCTTCTCTTCTCTCCAAGATGGCCGCCGTTTCATGAAAGTTCCCTTATGGCGTTACGCTTTGCAATCCTGTCTCCCTGTTTGTAAATTTCATCGCTTTCACACGTCCACGACCATTGAATGCGTACGTGCATTGCACCTCGTCGCAATGCACAGTGTAATCCTCGAGGCTGTTGATGTCCGAGCACGAAGTTTCGTGCTAAAAGCCGAGAGCATCTCGCCAGCATCGATCTTGTGCTAGCGAGCGTGCCCACGCGTACCCATTACCTCATTCTCGTTCTCATTTACCTACCTATCGTCGTCAATGCCATCGTGCACACCGCACTATCGTTCTGATCGATATCGCCGTTCACGCGGAGCCTATGGTCCACGAGATTTTGGCGGGATCTCCGTTCCCGTTTCCGCGCGACGATTAAATTCCTCTGCGGGCTCGCAGGGTCGCATTACACTTTCCACACTCTGGCAACGCGTCAGGCATTCTTACTTATCTTTACGGAGTGGGCTCTTACGTTTTGTAGTGCTTAGTACGCTTTTACGATGCGAATGCCCACgttttgcagaattttttgagcTGATGTCCACGTCGTTGTCCAAAAACAGTGTCATACCGCAAGCATCATCTTCACGTTCCTGGATATCATCCATCTTCGATTTCATTTGGGATCAAGTGAGCTTGTTTCGACTTCCGAATGTAAGTACACGCAGCTTCGACGCAGTCACTGACTTCAGTAGAAAGGCTCTGGTCCTAATATCTATCCGAGAGTCTCGCGACACCATCCGCTGACCTGTTGCGTACGTCTCCGACCTTCGATTCGTCGATCCCTTGCTTCAGCGTTGCCACTAGTGTCGCGTCGTTTgcattttaatattaatctacAATCATTGGCCTCTTTGCCCATTAGTCGATATCATTCATATTCCTTAATCATTGAAAGTAATCATGGTAAGATGGTCGTGAACATTTAAAATTCTCTTCATTAGCTCCGAGTTACTTTTCCAACCAGTGTCTGCGCATATTTATGAAATAAGAGAAATATTAGATTGGCTtgagaaatatatattccaaaatATCACTTAACGCTTTAGAACATGGAAGACCTCGTGGGAAAAGATTGTGTGTATAATAATTTCGAGCTCAGCATGTTAGATTACACAGGAccacaaaatttattttttaattcacacAAACTAGACCACTATATAGGGGTGAATCGATACCGCCGAGGTATCGATACAGTTACTCATTACTTGTATCGAATGGAAGTATCGGTACTTACTCAGTATCGAAACAGAAGTATCGATACTTGTATCGAATCACAATGAATACTTCTTTATTCATATATAGAATCGATAGCATTCCGTCATCTCAGCTATACAAAAAATCAAGTTGGATAACCCTTCCTTTTTTCTGCTACCAAGAAGGTGTCGCAACCGAAAACAGTGTAGCTTAAAGTACTTGATATCGAGAATTGAAACCATTATCGatatatgtattttctcgatatttttgggCCAAGTGTATCTATGTTTGCTTTTATCTTCCATGTAGAATGTCAATACTTGCCCCGTTCGATACAAGTACTTTTTTTTTCGATACCCACTGGATATCGCAAACCTAGGTGTCGATACTAAAATTACTTGCTATCGAAACGAAAGTATCGAGTATATACTCGTATTTACTTGTATCGATTCATCCCTAGTCCTATACGTATTTTGGATCGCTGAATTCGAATCCGTTGCCCATTTTGGCCTATCATGTCCAGTTTTTCGGTAAATTGTAAAAAACTGTTGTAAACCCATAAAATGCCATGTATGATTTTAGCAGGTGTTCTTTAAATGGCTGTATCTTTGTTAAAAACCACCCCTTTTCGATGAGCTTTGGCTTATCTTAAAGACAAAGGCTCACACTTTCCCATAGAATACATAGAAACCACAAAGGATATTGTTTGCACTCCATACCACTTGACAAACATTCAGAATTTTTACAGTTTGGCATACTTCTCTTTAAGGGCGGATTTTACCCCCTGGATACCTATTTCGATAAAAGTGGTTTAAAGCACCGAAAAGTAGAAACTTCGAATTTTAATATGGTCTTTGTTTCATcaactttgaaataaattttagcGAAGTTACGCgaatttgaatatatttatttccgcGTTTGAGATGCAAACGCCCCGTAGTGGGTTGTGGGGATAGTGTAAATACGGTTTTTGAATTTAGAGGGTTAACGAAATATGGGACTAGAGGTTTTATGGTCTTGGGGTTAGTAGGTTAGAGAGTTTGACGTTATAAGTTTGTGGAAATAGGATATGTTGAGTTTATATGTCATTTTACGGGTGTACAACAGTTTTGTTTGCAATTTACCGAAAAACTAGACGTGATAGGCCAAAACGGGCAACGGATACGAATTCAGCGATCCAAAATACGTATAGGCCAGGTGGTCCAGTTtgtgcaaattaaaaaaaaattgtggtcCTGTGTTATTTATTCCAGAATTTTTAAATGTAGTAAATAGCTTATCATTAGTTTATATATAAGCATGGATAATATTAGCTCTCGCTACTTTACCATTAACATGTTTAATGTATTATTATCCCCCTCTTCTTTTAAGTTACTTAATGCATTCGGTAATACAAACAATTTAATGGTCGTGTAAAATACTAATTATGATGCGAACAGTGAGCAGTCTTATTATTAGAAGCAGATGTAAGAAACTATAGGCGTATCGTTCTTTTATACAGGAAGTGGTTTTAAAATCCATAAGCTTGAATAACACTGTACTATTTGTTTCAGATGCCGCGAAGCAGGAGACGTCACCGCACTCGCAGCCACTCAAGGGCCCGCTCGCATTCCGCAGGCTCCCTTCAGTATGAGCATAAAAGGCGACGCATCGATTACGAGAGCCCACAGAGCAAGGGAACGTACAGGTAAGTTTTACAAAGAAAAACATTTCTCCCTGAATTGTGTCTACAGCGCTGACTGAGATCATTTCGCACTCTTGCATACGCTAGGCAACTATTCCACTAAGCTCCCTTCCCAAATAATCGCAAACAGCGTGGGATACACTACGTAAAAGCAACGCAGCGCCGAACCCAGCGAAAGCTGTACACCTGCGATCGAATTCAACACACGTGTCGAAGCTTCTGCGACAACATCGTCTCGTGGAAGACGTATGCGATTGAATCCATAAGCTTATACCTCGCGAAGCTACTGAAATATTCATCGACGCTATATCTCCAAGCAGAGAATTAGAGCGAAGGGCGTTTACTAATGCAGAGCTGCGAGGCTGCGTTTAACCACTGCAAGCCTGTAAAGGAGAGTAAAACCGTGGCGCGGTTTTTCTAAGACTTGCGTAAAAAACGTCGAGAAAGAAAGG from Andrena cerasifolii isolate SP2316 chromosome 10, iyAndCera1_principal, whole genome shotgun sequence includes:
- the LOC143373669 gene encoding progestin and adipoQ receptor family member 4, whose translation is MHREVVQVVSSYELGKRYCRGDAPPPLSPGKSATGPEACVFFGNEKDRCGLRGNGTAREAGAADGGGRWSIECETDAVTTLPSSPSLTPGTSLSEVSLCHACARASYTLHGYLDCTTSLRNGQCHAEASDPPPQDTVLNKDTFNQQDVKNGKMHGQPQEKPRVLLLRRWSDMPLHLQFNPHIRTGYRPLMTVSQCLASLFYIHNETVNIMTHGFAILYMLLTIPQLLPWSSQGTLLGILSWCHLIGAVSPWVGSFLYHLFMSLNSDEIFYQKLLKLDMIGIWLCQSFGAIPMMATAVHCLPDGYWYCCMFIYCSLCIWGLLMAMIARSPWERRLCFAPPFLMRMLVMILRCFGMAGGSPDALLHVLLQDLIAVVGSTIGALRIPEKWMPGKLDLILNSHNLMHVLVVLAVCSMHAATLQDLAWMSNPSTCNRSFASSGRDEL